TTTCCCTCGATAGGGCAGGAGAAGAGGAGTTTAAAAAGGTCAAAAAGATCATGTCATCTCTTCCTATGGATGTAAGAATAGTATGGCACGATGGTCCGAGGATTCAGGAACTCTACAGTGAATTGAAGAACGCCGATTTTGATATAGACAGATCGGGAAAGGGAAGGTCTGTATGGATGTCTCTCGGTTACATCCTTTCAGACGAAGAGGTTTATGCCATAGCATTGCATGACTGCGATATTGTTAACTATAAGAGAGAAATGCTGGCCAGGCTGGTTTATCCTGTAGTTCACCCGGCTATAGACTTCGAGTTCAGCAAAGGGTACTATGCCAGGGTAACGGAAAAACTTTACGGAAGGGTAACGAGGCTTTTTTATACGCCTCTGGTCAGGACCCTGAAACGGATTCTGGAATACAATCCTTTCTTAGAATACCTCGGTAATTTCAGATACGCCCTCTCCGGGGAGTTTGCCCTCATCAGCAGCCTGGCAAGAGGCTTAAGGATATCCCCCACCTGGGGACTTGAGGTCTCTCTGCTGAGTGAGGTATACCAGAGGGCGGCAGTCAATCGCATATGCCAGGTGGAGATAACGGAGTTTTATGAACACAAACATCAGGTCCTGGATAAAGATAAGCCCGATGAAGGTTTGATCCGTATGGCTACGGATATTGCAAAGACATTGTTCCGGGTATTGAGTCAGGATGGCATTGTTATGAGCCAATCCTTTTTCAGGACTTTATACACTGTATATATGGAAGAATCGAGAATCGCTATCGAGAAGTACCATGCTTTGTCTTTATTGAACGGCCTTACCTATGACAGACACGGAGAGATCGAAGCTGTCGAAGCATTTGTCGGCTCTCTTAAAATGGCCACGGAGGAATTTATCGAAGACCCTATGGGAGTTCCCATGTTATCTGCCTGGACAAGAGTTACTGCTGCCATCCCAGATTTGCCGGAGAGGATGACCAGGTACGTAGAACTGGATAATCTATCGTAGCATTGTTTTTTTAATACAAAAGAGAAAAGAGATGAGGCCGTGGATTTTTTAACGGCAGTTGTTTTGGGTATCGTTGAGGGAATTTCAGAGTTT
This is a stretch of genomic DNA from Syntrophales bacterium. It encodes these proteins:
- a CDS encoding glycosyl transferase gives rise to the protein MADFYQHGMITTLQKLKDRPIEDLEDELRTIGQKRKIVLLLPALYSEFETDSMPQIIEELKRVNYLYKIVLSLDRAGEEEFKKVKKIMSSLPMDVRIVWHDGPRIQELYSELKNADFDIDRSGKGRSVWMSLGYILSDEEVYAIALHDCDIVNYKREMLARLVYPVVHPAIDFEFSKGYYARVTEKLYGRVTRLFYTPLVRTLKRILEYNPFLEYLGNFRYALSGEFALISSLARGLRISPTWGLEVSLLSEVYQRAAVNRICQVEITEFYEHKHQVLDKDKPDEGLIRMATDIAKTLFRVLSQDGIVMSQSFFRTLYTVYMEESRIAIEKYHALSLLNGLTYDRHGEIEAVEAFVGSLKMATEEFIEDPMGVPMLSAWTRVTAAIPDLPERMTRYVELDNLS